ACATCAAATTGGCTCAAACGCTTCCAGTCCACCATCACGGATCAACTTCGTCGTCACCACCGTTTCCTCGGTCTGGCGCCGACGCAGCGCGCCACCGCCGGCCTTTCCGCCGGTTATGAGAAGGCGGTGGCGGCGCTCAAGGACGCGATGGCGATCGAACATCACACGGCGCTGATGGAGGCCGCCCTCGACCGCGATCTCGAACGCGCCAAGGCGCTGATGACGGAGCATATCGGCTACACATTGCAGGTCTATATCCGCTCGGAGGATAAGGCCGGGTAGCGCCAGCGAGGCGCGATCATGCGTGCTTGCGCCATGAAGGATGGCCGATATCTCGTACGGTCGGACTTCGATCGTCTTTTTCAGCCGGCCTAAGGGCTGATAATTGGCAATCAAGCATCGGCCGTCAGTTTCACCAGAGCCAATGCGCATGTTCATCGAGGTCGCGCGTCGAGTTCGGCGGCGGTGCATCTGAGTTTCAGATGGGTGGTATCCGTCAAATCGAGCTTGTCCCATGGCACGATATGACCGCTCGGCCGCTCCTTGAAGCCGAAGGGGCGCAAAATGGTATGGCCGATCGTCGTTGCCGATAATCTCTCGAGCAAGCCCAGAACTCCGAGGTGATATTCGACGACGACGAAATCTTTTCCCGCGGCTTCCGCTTTGATCTCTTCCAGCCGCCCGATCGGCCGGTCATCTATGTCATGAATCTGCGCTCCGAGCAGGAGTTCCAGGTGAATCTCCGTCATGACCGTCCTCCCGGAATGCGGCTGAAGATGTGTCGTCTCAGCCATTCCTGTGCCTGTCCGAACGGCGTCTCGCTATTGTCGACATCGGCTTCGATATCGACACCCACATTCGTGATTTTCGACCATGGGATCCGATAGGGACGCCAACCGTCACCCGCCCGCACTTGTGGGGAAAGGGCGAGCATCCAGCCATACAGCCGCCGGCTCAGTCTTCGCACCAGCGTCGATGTGCCCATTTCGATGAAGGCGATCTTGAGCCGGCCGCCATCTTCGGTCGTAAGCACGATGCCGTCGACTTTTCCGATACGAGCCTGCCGGCGATCGACGACCTGCTTATCGAGAATATCGCGGACAAGATACATGTCAGCCTCCCAGGATTTCGAGCGGTGTGGTTACAATCGAGAGTAGAAAAGCCATCGCGACGATGAAGATGACGGCGGCATTGCTGATCCAGCCATTTCTGTGCTCGCCCACATAGGTCGGGTCATTCATCAGGATGAGGAAGGGAACCACGCCGAACGGCAGGCTGAGCGCGGTGAGCGCCATCGAAAAGATGGTGAGCTGGAGAGGATCCATGCCGACGACGATCGGGATCATGGCAATCAGAAGCGAAGCGGTATAGACGAGGCAGAAGGCGGGATGGTCTTTCGGTTTGGTGTTTTCCGACCAATTCCATCCGAAGCCCTGCGCAACCAGATAGGCCTGCGCCAGACTCACCTCGAGGGCGGCGCCAAAGCAGGTGATCCCGAGTGATGCTGCGAAGAGATAAAGCCCCCATTTTCCGAAGGCGGGCGTGAGGATCATGGCGATCTGCTCATATCCTTCGATGTCTCCGACCCCTTTGGAAGGATAGATCATCGCGGCCAGCACCATGATGGCGGCGGTGATGATTGCGCCGAAACTCATGCCGATGATTGCGATCGCGCGATTGGTGCCGAAGTAGCTCTTGTCCCACCCGTCTTCTATGGCGCCCGAGGAGTAGAAGTAGAAGAGATAGGGAGAGATGACCGCGCCCAAAATTCCGACGACGATGAAACTATAATGCAGCGGATCCTCGCTCGGCAGCATCGGCACCACGCCTTTGACGGCTTCGCCCCATGGCGGACCCATGACGAACACCGCGACGACGAAGGAGAGCGCCAGCAGCCCCAGGGACGACATGCCGTTCTCGATGAGACCGAACGTGCCTCGCCAGAGCAACAGCCAAACGGCAAATGTCACCGGAAGTGACCACCACGAAAATTTCACCCCGGTCAGAAACTGCAGCGCAAGCGATATGCCGCCGATCTCGGCTGCAAGAACGAGAAGATTGACAACGAATGCTATGGTTACGGTCAGAAGAAAAATGTTGGAGCCGAAGCGGTCTCGAATTCCGTCGACGATCGTGTAATGGCTGGCGATCGCGAAGCGCCCCGACATTTCAACGAGGAAAATCACGCAGATGGTGCCGAGCACGATGGCCCAGAGAGGCGCGTATCCATAGGCTGCGCCCGCCTGGCTGGAGGTCGCGATATTTCCCGTTTCAAGAAAGCCGCCGATGCTCGTGATGATGCCCAGCGATATCTGCAACAATTTTTTCATTGCGCTGCTCGGGAGCCGGCTTTCAATTCGGCTTCGACGCCCCGCAAATCCTCAAGATGTCGTGCAATCGTCTCTGTCCGGCCATTGACGATATCGTCGTGCGCCGCGCCGATGATTATCACCAGCCGGCCGGCCACGGCGGCCAAATACCGGGGAGATGCCGGGAGTTCCTTCGACAGGCTGCCGATCTTGGTTGCGCAGCGCTCCATCGTCAGTGCGCTAAAGCTGTTCGGCACAAGCATTTTCGCCCGTGCTTCCAAGACCATGTCTGCCGTTGCACTCCATGAAAGTACCGCACGAATTTGGCGTTCGGTTTGTTGTCGTCCATCCGAGCAGGAGGCCATGCTCACAAGCAGCAGGGCGATGATGAAAAATTTCACAGCAAGGTCCTCATGGAATGCCGCTCAAGCTCGATATCTCTAATATAATCAAATGGAGGCGCGTGAGTTCCAATATGGGCGGCGCTCGACCGGCGCCTGGACGATCGCGGCTCCGTGTATGGCTGGCAATTGTCAGGCTCCCGCGCCTTCCGACTACGATTTTGCACGGGGAGGAGGCGCAGAAGCCCTCGATGGTGTTGAGCATCCCGGTCAGGTGCGATCGCCGTCACCCTCACTCGCCGACATGTTTGGAAGCCG
Above is a window of Rhizobium sp. CCGE531 DNA encoding:
- a CDS encoding PRC-barrel domain containing protein: MTEIHLELLLGAQIHDIDDRPIGRLEEIKAEAAGKDFVVVEYHLGVLGLLERLSATTIGHTILRPFGFKERPSGHIVPWDKLDLTDTTHLKLRCTAAELDARPR
- a CDS encoding Nramp family divalent metal transporter; this translates as MKKLLQISLGIITSIGGFLETGNIATSSQAGAAYGYAPLWAIVLGTICVIFLVEMSGRFAIASHYTIVDGIRDRFGSNIFLLTVTIAFVVNLLVLAAEIGGISLALQFLTGVKFSWWSLPVTFAVWLLLWRGTFGLIENGMSSLGLLALSFVVAVFVMGPPWGEAVKGVVPMLPSEDPLHYSFIVVGILGAVISPYLFYFYSSGAIEDGWDKSYFGTNRAIAIIGMSFGAIITAAIMVLAAMIYPSKGVGDIEGYEQIAMILTPAFGKWGLYLFAASLGITCFGAALEVSLAQAYLVAQGFGWNWSENTKPKDHPAFCLVYTASLLIAMIPIVVGMDPLQLTIFSMALTALSLPFGVVPFLILMNDPTYVGEHRNGWISNAAVIFIVAMAFLLSIVTTPLEILGG